A section of the Brevundimonas sp. AJA228-03 genome encodes:
- a CDS encoding DUF2442 domain-containing protein, translating into MTTDIVRVRKLERLGDHRLKLWFSDGRAGEWDFSAITQRDTPMTRPLADPAYFDRVFLEFGGLTWPNGYDWAPDALHADMAAAGALKVESAAA; encoded by the coding sequence ATGACAACTGACATCGTCCGTGTTCGAAAGCTGGAACGGCTCGGCGACCATCGCCTGAAGCTGTGGTTCTCGGACGGTCGCGCGGGAGAATGGGACTTTTCTGCCATCACTCAACGCGACACCCCGATGACCCGCCCTTTGGCCGATCCTGCCTATTTCGACCGCGTCTTCCTGGAGTTCGGCGGCCTGACCTGGCCCAACGGCTACGACTGGGCCCCGGACGCGCTGCATGCCGACATGGCGGCGGCCGGGGCATTAAAGGTCGAGAGCGCGGCGGCTTAG
- a CDS encoding DUF4160 domain-containing protein translates to MPTIAFFHGIAIRMFFNDHAPPHIHAYRGDQEAKFDIETGALIGGKLAAAQRRLVQKWIAMYNAELLAAWLAVRNDQTPERIPGPDADNDN, encoded by the coding sequence GTGCCGACGATAGCCTTCTTTCATGGCATCGCCATCCGCATGTTCTTCAACGACCACGCGCCGCCGCACATCCACGCCTATCGCGGTGATCAGGAAGCGAAGTTCGACATCGAGACCGGGGCGCTGATCGGCGGCAAGCTGGCGGCGGCCCAGCGCAGACTCGTCCAGAAGTGGATCGCGATGTACAATGCGGAACTTCTTGCCGCGTGGCTGGCCGTCCGCAACGACCAGACACCGGAACGCATTCCGGGACCCGATGCCGACAATGACAACTGA